CCCACCGGCTGGCGCAGGCGCGGTGTCGCGTCCAGCCCGTGTCCTTCGCCATCCCAACGGTGGCGGAGCTTCGGGTGGCCGCGGACGAGATTGCGCTCAATGTGGGAGCAAAGCTCACACCGGTGACCGAGCAGTTGCTCCAGGATTGCGAAGCGGCGGGGCTCGCGGTGATCCTGCCGCTCTCGGCGCCGCACGCCGCCTGACGCTTCAGTTGCAGAGCGAGGCGTCGGGCACCGCCACGGCGACGGTGGGCTCGACGATGAGCTCCCAATCGAAGGCGAAGCCGATGGCCAGAGCGTCGCACTGAGCGGCCGGCTTCTCGAAGCTGGGCGGGGCGTTGGCGAGATCCATTGCCGGCAGCAAGAACTGGTTCATGAACAGCGACGCGAGTGTGTCGTTGCAGCTCACCAGCTCCTTGGCGAGCGGCAAGAACTCGGTTTCCAGCGTCGCTTTGCCGGCCACGGCGCTGAGCATGGAGCGCACGGCCCCGTCGTGCAGGGGCGACAGCTCCACGGCCAGCGTGATGGTGGCCGTGTTCACGATGGTGATGCCGTTCAAGACGTACATGGGCATCGGTCCGGGGGAGTCTCCCAGATCCCCGCTGACCCACACGTTGCCCTTGAGGTAGCCCTTCGGGAACGTGTAGCGGGGCACGACGGGCTCGGGAGGCGGAGTGTCTGCCTCCCCCGCGTCGACCCCGGCTTCCGGCGTACCGGCGTCCGGCGCTCCGGCCTCACTGCCGAGCACGGTCTTGGAGTCGATCCAGAAGTCGTCCGATCCGTTCCACTTCGGATTCTGGCCCGGGTTGACGGCGGTGACGAGCAGCGCGCCGGGCACGTAAGGATCGTCGCTGCCGGGATCCAGATCGCTCAGCATGAGCACCATGGTGGGCTTGTCGCCGCTCTCCAGATCCGCGTGCAGGCCCAGCTCGAAGTCCTTCGACAAGAACTGCGACCCGTATGCGAGCACTCGCCCCGCGCCGTTGTCGCGGCCGTCCTCACCATCGGTCAGCGACTCGTCCGCCGCGCTCGGCGGCCGCTTGCAGACCTTGGAAGCGTTGGCAATGCTGATGGCTTGGGTGGTGTTCTCGCTGTCGATGGCGTGACCGATTCGCTGCCACGCCGTGTCGTCCTTCGTGCCCGTGGTGGGGTCGACGGTGCCGAGGAAGATGCGTCGTGCGGCGAACCAACGAGTCACGCCCTTGCCCGATGGCACGGCCGGACCGGCGGGCCGCTCCGGAGGAATGGCCGAAGCTCCGTTGGGCCCCGTCGTCGCGTCCCAGCCCGCTTCGGCCGCGCCGTCGATGACCACGGCGGCCGCGTCCAGGTACTTGGGATCGAGCTCCTTGTCCTCGATGCCGGCGAGGGTCTGGCAGGCCACGGCGACGGCGCACGTGGCGAGCAGAGCCCCTCGGACGCGCCGGCTCACCATGAGCCCGAGAGTAGGACACTGCCGTTGTGGGCGCCAATCGCGGCGTCCACCCGGAGCGCGTCCGCCTGCTCTTTCTTCTTCGGGGCCGTCAAGTAGAGCCAGGTTCCCACGCCCACGGCCACGACGCCCACGGCGAAGGCGACGTTCGCGACGTTGGCGGAACGCTGGGATTGGTCGTTCAGCTCCACGCCGCGCGGGTCGCACAGCGTGCCGTCGCAGTGCTCCTCGCTCTGGCTGTTCTGATTCACCGCCCGCACGCCGAAGTAGGAGCCCACGCCCAACGCGATGACGCCCGCGCCGCCGACGGCCAGGCCGATGAGACGCTCTTTGGAGCCGTCCTCGCCCGTGTCCTTGGGTGGCGGCGGCTTGGGGGCGGGCTGGGGCGCCGGCTTCTCGATCTTCTGCAGGGGCTCCACGGTGACGGTCTTGTCGTCCTTTTCCTCGAGCGTCACACTCGTGCTCCACGCTTCGTGGTCCGGCGCCGTGGCGGAGATCTCGACGCGTCCGGGATCGACGGGCACGGGGGTGCCCCACGCCGCAGCGGCGACCTCGACGTTTCCGCGGCGTATCGACAAGCCCTCGACCCTGGCGGTTTCGGGGACTTGGATGGTGAGGCGGCTGAGGCGGGGCTCGAGCTTGACGATCTCTCGCTCCGCCAGGTGGATGCGATCTCGACGTTTGGCTTCCTTCGCGAGCGCCAGCGCTTCCTGAAACTCAACCCATGCCGACGCCGTCAGTCCTTGGCGTGCGTGGCATACGGCCAGGTTGAGGAGCGTGCCACCTTGGGGATCGAGGCGCTGGCTCTCCGCCAGCTTGGGACAGGCTTCGTCGTACGCCTTCTTCTTCATCAAGCGTTTGGCATCGCGAAACAGCGCGTCGGCCGTGGCGCGCTCGCCGGCGGTGGGCTCCGCGTGCAGGGCGGTGGGCGCCAAGAGCAGCGTCAGGAGCAACGCTTTGAGGCTAGTAGCGATCGTCCAACGGATCCGCATGGTGCCTTTTCGTGGGCGGGGCCTTGGGCGTTGGCGGCGCGTCGGCGGTGTCTTCGCTGGACGCGGTGGGCTGGGCGCCGGCTTCCGCCAGCGCGGGGACGGCCGTGGTGGGCGTCGGTGCCGCCGCCACCGCCACCGGCTGGGTGGGCGGGGTGTCCACGGCTTCCACCTGCGCCGTGGGGGGCGCCGCGGAGCGGGCCCGCAGGGCGAGCGCGACGATCACCCCCAAGAAGACCAATAGGCCCACGGACGCGCCCAACAAGATGCCTCGCGAGGTCGAGCGGCGGCGCTGGTGGGTGGTACCCCAGGCCTGGGCGGTGTCCACGGCGATGGCGCTGGACGACACCCGCGGCCAGGGACGGCTGGCCTCGAGGGGATCGGCGGCGGCCAGATCGCGGATGCGACCGAGGTGCGAGAGGGAGCCTGGTCCGGCCCAAGGGCGGAGCTTCTCCGCGAGCTGTGCCACGCTCTGGGGGCGAGCCTCGGGGCGCTTTTCCAGGCAGCTCAAGACCACGTCTCCCAGGGGCCGGGGCAGGTCGCGTCGACGCTCGCTCGGGTGCACGGGCGCGTCACTCACGATGGCGGCGGAGAGGGCCGGCAGCGTCTCCGCCATGAACGGCGGCGCTGCGGTCAGCACCTCGTACAGGATCACGCCCAAGGCCCAGACGTCGGTTCTGAGGTCGACGCTCTTGCTGCTGCGCACTTGCTCCGGTGACATGTGCGTTGGAGTGCCGAACACATCGGTGGTGTGTGTGAGATTCGGCGTGAACTCCGGCGCCGTGGAAAACCAGTCGCTCTTGGAGATGCCGAAGTCGAGCAGCTTGACGAAGCCGAGCTGGCCCGGGCGCTGCAGCACCATGATGTTGTCGGGTTTCAGGTCGCGGTGGACGATGCCGATGCCGTGACACTCGGCGAGGGCGATACAGGCCTGCAGCACGTAGTCGATCGTCTCGGCGACGGGGAGCGGGCCCCGCTGTGCGGTCAGCGCGCCCAGCGTCACGCCGGGCAGATACTCCATCACCATGTACGGGACGCCGCTATCGAGACGACCCACGTCGTAGATGCGAACGACGTGGTCGTTGGAGATGGCGCTCGCCGCGCGGGCCTCGCGCAAGAAGCGCTCCACGGCGGTGCCGATCTGGGCGGCTTGGGGTGGCAACAGCTTGATGGCGACGCGGCGCTCGAGCTCCAGCTGGACCGCGGTGATCACCGCGCCCATGCCGCCGGCCCCCACGAGCCCCTCCACCCGATACTTGCCGGCAAGCAGCTGTCCCGGCGCCGGGATCCAGCCGAGGTCGTTCGGGTTTTGGCCGACGGGCCCCATCATCTTGGATTATCCGCGACGGGCCGGCGGCGGACAAGCGAGCGCCGGTTCAGGTCAGCAGGCCGGGGGCGACGATGAACAACAGGCCAAAACCGACGAGCAACACGCCGCTCACTCCCTTGAGGACCTTGGCGCCCCGCTCGCTGAGCGTCATGCGGTGTAGGGTCAAGGCATAGACCGTGACGATCAGCGCGAGCGGCACGACGTAGGCCACGTTGTAGAGCGCCAGGTAGGCCGTGCGGGTCAGGGGCGAGAGCTCCTCCCGCAGTGTGAGGATTCGCGTGTAGACCGCCGGCAGGCCCAGGGTGCAGCCGAGCTCCACGAGGTTCACCAGAAAGGCCAGGACAGCGATGCCGACGAACGCGGCGGGCAAGCTCGCCGCGCTCGCGATGCGACGCATTCGCCGATACAGCCCGGGCTTCATCTTGTCGGGGATGGTCAGGGATAGGCCCTTCTTGAACCAGACCAGCTCCTTGAGATTCACGAGCCCCAAGCCCAGCACCACCACACCCAGGGCGAGGGTGATGGTGCGCGACAGACCGATCAAGGATAACAGCCCCGCCCAAGCCGTCATGAACACGAAGTAGACGACGCCGGAGGCGACCACGAAGGTGCCCCCGAAGAGCGCCAGGCGTTTCCTCGATTTGACGTGGACCAGGATGCTGAGCAGCACCAAGAGCACCCACATGGCGCAGGGGTTGATGCCGTCCACCAGGCCGATCAGCAACGTGAACGTCGGCAGCGAAATGCTGCTCGGGTCGACGCGTCCGATCATGGGCACGTCGATGAAGCGCTCGGCCTTGGGTCGCTTGCCGCGTGCGAGATCGATGACGCGGGCCTCGGTCGTGGCGCCGTCGTAGCCGACGATCCACTCTTTGCCGATCACGAAGCTCGGGACACCGACGGCCTTGGCGCCCAGCCGTTGCATGACGCCGATGAAGCGGCGCCGACCTTCGGGATCGCTGCGCACCTCGATGCTCTCCACGCGTACTCCCGGGATCTCCTCGGGCAGGCGCGCCACGAAGGGCTTGGCCTGCTCGCAGTGCGGGCAGCCGGTACCCCAGAAGAACAGCACGACCAGCCCCTCCTGGGCACCGGCGTCTTCTTCTTCTGCGAGCTCGAGATCGATGTCCACGGGGCAGGCTCCGGGATCGACGATGCAGTCTCCATCCGGACCCGCATCCAGCGGATCTGCCGCGGCCGTCGCCGCCAGCAACGCACAGAGGAGCCAGACCAAGAGGACGAGGGCGCGGCGGAGCACGGCCTCACTCCCTCCTGCAGCGCTCCACCAGCTCGCGAAGGCAGCGCTCGCTCTGCCCCTTGGTGAAGCCCTGCACGAAGCCGTTCCCGC
This portion of the Polyangiaceae bacterium genome encodes:
- a CDS encoding thioredoxin family protein, which gives rise to MLRRALVLLVWLLCALLAATAAADPLDAGPDGDCIVDPGACPVDIDLELAEEEDAGAQEGLVVLFFWGTGCPHCEQAKPFVARLPEEIPGVRVESIEVRSDPEGRRRFIGVMQRLGAKAVGVPSFVIGKEWIVGYDGATTEARVIDLARGKRPKAERFIDVPMIGRVDPSSISLPTFTLLIGLVDGINPCAMWVLLVLLSILVHVKSRKRLALFGGTFVVASGVVYFVFMTAWAGLLSLIGLSRTITLALGVVVLGLGLVNLKELVWFKKGLSLTIPDKMKPGLYRRMRRIASAASLPAAFVGIAVLAFLVNLVELGCTLGLPAVYTRILTLREELSPLTRTAYLALYNVAYVVPLALIVTVYALTLHRMTLSERGAKVLKGVSGVLLVGFGLLFIVAPGLLT
- a CDS encoding serine/threonine protein kinase; amino-acid sequence: MMGPVGQNPNDLGWIPAPGQLLAGKYRVEGLVGAGGMGAVITAVQLELERRVAIKLLPPQAAQIGTAVERFLREARAASAISNDHVVRIYDVGRLDSGVPYMVMEYLPGVTLGALTAQRGPLPVAETIDYVLQACIALAECHGIGIVHRDLKPDNIMVLQRPGQLGFVKLLDFGISKSDWFSTAPEFTPNLTHTTDVFGTPTHMSPEQVRSSKSVDLRTDVWALGVILYEVLTAAPPFMAETLPALSAAIVSDAPVHPSERRRDLPRPLGDVVLSCLEKRPEARPQSVAQLAEKLRPWAGPGSLSHLGRIRDLAAADPLEASRPWPRVSSSAIAVDTAQAWGTTHQRRRSTSRGILLGASVGLLVFLGVIVALALRARSAAPPTAQVEAVDTPPTQPVAVAAAPTPTTAVPALAEAGAQPTASSEDTADAPPTPKAPPTKRHHADPLDDRY